A region of the Chloroflexota bacterium genome:
ATCTTCTTGCCGGTGACAGTCTCTCCGAGTGGTGTTGACACAGGCGCTGCCTTTCACATGCAAGGGGACTTATTGCGGGTCTGCAAACCAGTGGTTAAAGGCAAAGAGCGCGGGCGTGCCGCCGGTGTGCAGAAAGATGACCGGCCGCGACGGATCGAGCGCCCCGGCCCGGATATGGTCGATGAGACCGGCCATGGCCTTGGCAGTATATACGGGATCCAAGATGATGCCCTCCGTACCGGCTACCAGCTCAAGAGCCTCTCGAGACTCCTCTGTGGGCAAGGCATAGCCCGGGCCAATGTGCTCTTCTTGATTCTCGATGTCGGCTGCAGAAACATGCAGTTCGAGCTTGAGGCGCTGGGCGGCTTCGTTTGCCAGGTTTGCTACGACCTCTGCTGGTATGAGATCCGTGCGAATGGGGCTAATGCCCACGATCCGCCAATCGAGGCCAAGGGCTTGCGCCGCCAGCACCAGACCTCCTTGTGTGGCAGTGGCAGAGGAAAGATAGATTGAGACTCGCAGTAAGCCAAGCTCTTCCAATTGATCCTTCAGCTCAAGCGCGCAATCGACATACGAGACTGATCCCAAACTGGCAATACCGCGCCAGAGGTCTACGACGATTGGTTTTCGGCCCGCCTGGCGCTCTTCAAGAGCCGCCTGCTCGCAGAGCGCAATGAGGTCGGGAAGTTGCCTCACCTGCACAAGGCGTACGTCCGCTCCTGTCAGGTGATCGAGCAGGAGGTTGCCCTGAGGCGCGTTTGGCTCTTCGCCATTCAGGTAGAGGATGCAACGCAGGCCAAGCTTGGCGCAGGCCGCGGCAGTCTGGCGGCAGAAATTCGATTGAATCGAAGCACCTGTGATGATGGTGTCTGCTCCCTGCTGCAGCGCCTCACCCAAGATGAACTCAAGATGGCGGGTCTTGTTGCCGCCAAGAGCGAGCCCGGTGAGGTCGTCGCGCTTGAAGAAGATTGGCGGCCCGCCAAGGCTGTCAGAGAGGCGCGCGGCTTCTTCCAAGGGCGTGGGGAGCACCCCCAAATGCACACGGGGCAGTTGGTCGATTGCTTGGCGCAGGTCGGCTTCGGTGAATGAAGTGCGTTGCATAGCTCCTAGAGTTTCCACAATCTAGCGTAAGGTGTGTTCTGTCCCAATGATACGTCGTTGGCTGAATTTTTGCTATCGCGGCTTGTAGTGACAAAACCGCACCCTGTCTTGGGACGCCTCGCGTTCAACGCGCAATTAGAGGAGCGAAACACCGGTATTCACCTGTCAGACCGGACGTAGGAGTTAGCTTAACGTACGGTCAGCCGGGACACGCCAGTTAGTGAATGTCTTGCTTGCGTAGTTTCTCGGTTAGCAATGCTGGTTTACGCTAGGCAGCAGCCACGTCTTGAATAGAGGACCTCATTCGTCCCGGTGTTACCGGTGATGGGTAAGTTGACAAGGTAGGTGGCCCATTGAATACTGGAGATGGCGTTGTGACCCCCGCCCGCCTATGTCATTCTGTGGTTTCTGCTGCACACATGAGCTGATGCAATTGATGATTGAGTGGCTATGACTCGTAACTTCGAAAGCGAAATGCTGCTCGAAGGTGTTACCCTCTCGCGGTCTGCCAATGTAGTACGTGTTGCCAGCAGGACACCCCTGCGAGTGCTGGGTTGCGCAAGCATTGGGGACGACCTTGCGCTCACGCGAAATATTGTGGCTATGTCAGCGCTCGAGGCGCCGGAATTGCCGGAGTCCAGTCAGCAGTTGCACAATTGGGCAATTCAGGCGGAAATTCACGAGCCGTATGTAGGAGTTGTTACGTCGGGGTGCGTGGATAACTATGTGCAGATTTCAGAGGCGGCGCCAAAGTGGAGCATTACGGTGTTGCTCTTTGCGGATCTCTCGTCGCCGTGTTCTGCCGGCAATGCATCGCCAAGCAATCAGGATGCCGGGGGCGGAATTGACATAATTATTCTCACTGACGCAAGCCTTTCCATGGGCGCTATGGTAAGCGCGACAATCACGGCTACCGAAGCGAAAGTGCGGGCGCTAGTGGACAATCGCATTACGACGGAAGCGGGAAATATCGCGACGGGTACCCCGGCTGATAGTGTCATTATTGCCTGTTTGAGCAAAGGCGAGCGGATACAACGGGCCGGGCCCACAACGGAGATTGGCTACCTCGTCGGCAAGGTTGTGCACGAGGGACTCACCCGTGTTCTGCAATTTGAGGACACTCAGTGAGCTTTTGCGTAAGCGATAGATTGGAAACGCATGCGCCAAGAATTTACACCGGCCCAGCATAAGGCGGATGAAAGCAGCGTGGAGACGTCAGTCGATTCTCGCCGCATTGAGCGCGCGGTACAGGAAATCTTGCTGGCAATAGGTGAGGATCCGGAACGTGAGGGACTGCGTGAGACCCCCCGACGTATAGCACAGGCCTACGCGTTCTTGTTCTCGGGACTCTCTCGAGATCCGGCTGCCGCCATAGACGCAAGTTTCCACGAAGACTACGAAGGGATGGTGGTGCTGAAGGACATTCAATTCTTCTCAATGTGCGAGCACCACCTGCTTCCCTTTTGGGGAATGGCCCACGTGGGGTACCTGCCCAGCGGCCAAATCGTGGGAGCGAGCAAGCTCGCGCGCGTAATTGAAGCGCTGGCAAAGCGGCCGCAACTTCAGGAACGACTCACCGATGACGCTGCGGCGACGATTGCCAAGGTGATCAAGCCCCGGGGCGTGGCAGTTGTCGTCGAGGCAGAACACATGTGCATTGCAATGCGTGGCATCCAAAAGCCTGGATCGCGCATGATTACCAGTGCAATGCGCGGCCTCTTTCTTTCAGACCCGCGCACACGCAACGAGTTCATGGCCATTGCTACGGGTCAGCGCTAGAGTCCAATGGATTACGGGGAGTCGCTCCAATACCTCTACTCCTTTGTCGACTGGGAGCGCGGCATTGGGTATGGCGTTAATGCTCCACCTCGCTTTACCCTCGACCGCATCGGCGCGCTGCTGCGCCTCCTGAACAATCCGCAGGAACGCTTTCCCAGCATTCACATCGCCGGCAGCAAGGGGAAAGGGTCTACGGCAGCGATCATTGAGTCCGTGTTGCGCGCTGCCGGCCTTCGCACAGGCCTCTATACGCAGCCGCATTTGCACACGTTTCGCGAGCGTGTGCGCATCAACAACAAGCCTGTATCTTCCCAGGAGTTCACGCGGCTGGTTGAACGCATCGTCCCAGCAGTGGATGCGCTAAAGTCGGACCGGCCCGATCTTGGCGATCCGACGACGTACGAATTGGCAACCGCCCTGGGATTCCTTTGCTTTGCCGAAGCGGCGGTAGACATGGCCGTGGTCGAAGTCGGTCTGGGCGGGAGACTAGACGCAACCAATGTCATTACGCCGCACGTCTCCGTGATCACATCGATCAGCTTGGAACACACCGCAATTCTTGGCGACACGCTTGATGCCATCGCCCGCGAGAAAGCGGGAATTGTTAAGGACAACGGCGTGCTGGTGCACGCGCCGAATCCAGCCAATGTGACAGAGGTGTTCCGGCAAACCTGCCTCGAGCGGCGTGCCAGGATCATAGCGGCAGAAGAGAGCCGATGTGAGCCCATCACCCCTCGAGGTACTCCTGACTATTCGGCTCGTGCTTGTTCCAACATTCACCCTCATAACGAGTACGGGGCAGGCTCTGAGCCTGTCGAGGGGTCGTCCATTCATGGTTCGACAGGCTCACCACGAACGGACTATTCGGAAGATTCTGGTCAGTCTGCCTTCCCCACTGCTAACGAAGCGAAACCCGGTTGGGAATTTCCTGTACAGACGTGCAAGATTAGGGTGCTGGAAGAGGAGTGTGTAGTGCGCTTTCCGCTGCGCGGTCGACACCAGCGGACCAATCTCAGTGTTGCTCTTGCCGTAGTAGATGAGCTTGCAGCCCAGGGACTGCCACTTTCGTCCGCGTCAGTGCGCGCGGGAATTGAGAGCGTGCAGTGGCTGGGACGATTTGAACACTTGTCCGCTAGGCCTCTTGTCATTGCCGACGGCGCGCACACTCCCGATGCCATGAAGCATTTGCGCCAGACCCTGGCGGAGCACTATCCTGGGCGTAGGATTCACTGTGTCTTAGGGACGACCCAAGACAAGAGTGTCAAGCAACTGCTGGACGTCCTAGTGCCGGCAATTGAGAGGCTCATCGTGTGCCGATCGCGGCATCCCCGCGCCCAGGAGCCTCGTGTTATCGCGGCGGCAGCCGCAGGCAAGGTACCGATTACGCAGGCGGAAAGCGTAGAACAGGCTATCTCGATGGGGTTGGATAGCATGTGCTCCGAAGATGTCCTCTGTGCGACGGGTTCGTTGTTTGTGGCCGCGGAGGCGCGAGAAGCTTTTGGCCTTGCCGAGTTCGTCGACCCGCCGCTCGATCGACGTCGAAAACTGTAAATTGATAGAAAGTTTGGTCTGCAATTGCGATGGTAAGACTCCTCCTCGTCCGCCATTGTCAGTCGACGTGGAATAGCCAGGGACGCATCCAAGGCCAACAAGACCCCCCGCTTTCGGCGGAGGGCGCAATCCAGGCGAAAGCACTGGGAGAACGTCTGCGGAATGAGACTCTGGACGGCATCTATTGCAGCGATCTTGCGCGCGGCTATGAGACTGCGCAGGCGATCGCTTCCCCACACGACCTCACGTGCGTGAGAGATTGCGATTTGCGCGAGCGTAGCTATGGGGTCTGGGAAGGCCAACCGCTGGCCGATCTCATGGCGAATACCGCAGACTGGCAGCAACATCAGCACGATCCGGACTGGGCTCCGGATGGGGCCGAGAATGGCCCCGCTCTCTACCAGCGGACCCAAGCGGCTCTACGCCGCATTGTCCATCGGCATGAAGGACAGACGGTCGTGGTCGTGATGCACGGAGGCGGTCTAAGGATGTATTTCTGCCATCTCTTCGGCCTCTCTCTCGACCACTACTGGCAAGTCTCCGTCGCGCATGCCAGCCTTTCGATAGTTGACTGGCAAGAGACATTGCCTACTTTGATCCTGTGGAATGACTCCCATCACGTCACCAGAATCCCAGCCGCAAGCACCATTTACTAGGGAGCGCTGCTATGCCGCGCCAGCGACGAAGTCGGCTGCGCCACTGGGATGAATGCGCCGCCGCTGCCTTGTTCACCGACCTCTATGCCCTCACCATGGTTCAGGCATATTTTATCGAGGACATGAAACAGACGGCGGTTTTTGATTTCTTCATGCGTCGTCTGCCTGACCGGTGGAACTACGTCATCGCGTGCGGCGTCGCCGATGTTCTCCAGATGCTAGAGGATCTTTCCTTTTCTGCTGAGGAGCTTGACTACCTAAGAGACTTGGGAGAATTCTCTCCAGAGTTTCTCGAGTACTTGGCGGACTTTCAATTCACCGGTGACGTGTACGCCTTGCCCGAAGGAACTGTGGCCTTTCCTCTGGCGCCGCTAGTGGAGGTTGTTGCGCCGCTCCCAGAGGCGCAGCTAGTGGAGACGCTTCTCATCAATCAGGTTCATTTTCAAACTCTCATGGCATCGAAAGCGGCGCGCATCGTGCAAGCGGCGCGAGGAGCTACCGTCGTTGATTTTGGGACGCGCCGGGCGCACGGCATGGACTCGGCGATTAAGGGCGCACGCGCCTTCCACGTGGCGGGTGTGGCGGCAACTTCCAACGTGCTTGCCGGCAAGATCTATGGCATTCCGGTCAGAGGCACCATGGCGCACAGTTACATTCAAGCGCACGATGACGAGTTTGAAGCCTTCAGATCATTTGTATCCCTCTACCCAGATACAATTCTGCTGGTAGACACCTACGACACGTTGGCGGGTGTGAGGAAAGTCGTCAGACTTGCTCATGAAATGGGAAGTGAGTTTCAGGTGCGCGCGATCCGCCTGGATTCCGGCGATCTGGCCACGTTGTCGCATGCCTCTCGGCAAATCCTGGATGAGGCTGGTCTTCACCGCGTGGAGATCTTTGCCAGCAACAACCTCGATGAGTATGCGATTTCGGGCCTAGTGAGCCAGGATGCCCCGATCGACGGCTTTGGCGTGGGCACCCGCATGAGCGTCTCCAGCGATGCGCCCACGATCGACTGTGCCTACAAGCTCGTTTCATATGGAGGCCGCGGCCGCATGAAGCTCTCCGCCGGCAAGTCTTCGCTCCCCGGCCGCAAGCAGGTCTATCGATTCCAAGAGGGCGGTACAATGGTGCGAGACGTCATTGCATTGGCTGACGAGAATGTGAGCGAAGGCACGCCGCTGCTCGTTCCCGTGATGCGAGGGGGTAAACGCCTGCGAGCAGGCTGTAGCAACCTGGCTGCGGCGCGGAAGAGAGCGCAGCAGCAACGGCAAGCGCTGCCGCCGCGATTGCACGCTCTTGAGAAAGTAGACCCGCCGTTTCCGGTCGAAGTGAGTGCGGCGCTGGCGGCCGAGCGAGAACGGCTGCGCGCGGAGCTTGCACAGCCGCGGGAGTGACTTCGCGCCCGACGCAAAATATTCGCCTATCTCCGGCTTCCATGATTCCCGCGGCGCAGGTTGTTGACCCACGCTACCCATGAGGACGCAGGCTGCAAACCTACGCTACCCTTTAGGACGCAGGTTACAAACGCGCCCTAAACCAGTCGAAGGGCTTGAGCTACCGGGGATGGCTGTGCACGGGCGCATAAACCACTTGCATGCGGACAGCCAGGGAGCGCGACGCTGCTATTGGTGCAGAAGTCACGGATGCTCAACCGCCATACCCTTACGGAGTTCTTCCCGCTTGCGGTGTAAGAATTGGACCATGTCATTGTAGCTGACGGCTTCTAGATGCTCCTCTTCACCGTTCGCCACCACCACGTAGCCTAATCGCTCTACCTCCATATACTCCAGGGCCTCTTCGAGCGGTGTTGCCGGGGCCAAGAATGCCTGCGGCGAACTTTCAACCAATACGTCTTGTGCTTGCGTGTGGGACCAATGAATGCTTGGTACCCGCCGAATCTCTTTCGCCGTGATGATGCCGAGGAGCGATCGCCGGCGCATGACGGCAAGGACGCTCGGTGCAGAGTCCTCGGCGAGAAGATGGTCGTAAATCAAATTCTGCAGCGGCGTTTCGGGTGCGACAAAGGCAACCTTGCTTTTGGGCACGTCAGCCAAGGTCACTCCGGCAGTCAGGTCTCGATCGAGAGCGTTCTGCTGGGCCATTTCCGCCGCGCTGTGTACGAACCAGCCAAGCAGGATGAGCAGTCCGCCTTGCACCCATTCGGCGTGAACCGCGACAGTATACAGAGCGAACCCAATGAGGGCGAAGCCAAGCAAGTGTCCCATGAGCGCCGCGATCTTCGTGGCAAGCTTGAAACTCCCGGTAACGTACCAAATGGCGGCGCGCAAGGCTCTCCCGCCATCCAGCGGCAATGCGGGTATAAGATTGAAGAGGGTGAAGAAGAGATTTGCCAGGCTCAGGTAGAAGACCACCCTGCTGCCGAGTGCCCAGTGGGGCTGCATGAGACGCTGCAAGACAAAGAGTGTGAAGAATAGCGCGAGGCTGCAAGCGGGACCGGCGCTGGCTATGAGCAATTCGTGCATGGGCTTCCGCGCTTCGCGCGCAATTGTGGAAACGCCGCCGAAGACAAAGAGCGTAATGCCTCGCACCGGAATGCCAAGATGCCGCGCCACCAGCGCATGGCATAGCTCGTGGGCTACGACCGAACTAAAGAACAGGGCGCTGGCTGTGGATCCTATGAGCCAATAGACGGGCGCTGACATTCCCGGACGATCGAATGGGAATATAGCGAGAGAAAGGGTTGCCGTTACCAGACCGGCCGCAATCAGCCAGGTAAAGTGGATTGCCACGGGAATTCCGAAGAGATGCCCCAGCCGCACAGATCCGGCCATACTTCGTCCTATGCGATTCCTTGCCTATTGCTGTGTCTCTTACAGTACCGCAGTTCGCTTGCTCCGCCAAGAATACAACCCAGCCCGATGCCACAACGTAGGAGGGAAATGCGGCATTTCGAGCGCACAACGCCTACAGTCCAATCCGCAAAGCGGTATCGCGGCTGGCTATCGAATGGTCTGTGGTACAATGCGTGAAACCGCAGAGCATCTCGCTTCGCGGGTTTATTGCACCCAGGGTGCGCCGCTCATTGCCAATATTCCAGAGTGTCTCCTGCGGGAATTGGATAGATTGTTGTGGGTGCCTCAGTAGTCGGCCAGCGCCCGCGCAGTTGCCAAGCATGCGTGAGTGAGGCGGTGAGAACTCACGTGAGATGCAGCTAGTCACGACAGCGTGTGCCATGAAGCCTCGGCACGGCAACGCCTCTGTTGTGCCCGCAGCATGACAGTCCCCGAGCACGATTTACAACCGCTCTCGTCTATTCGCCGCCTAAGAGCCCTCGTCAGGGAGACGAACACTTATGTCCTCGACCGCAGAAGTTACCGAATCGGTTGAAGAAAAGGCTGCCCTCTTCTTTCATCAGTTGACTGCGTATTTTGCGGAACTCGATGCGACGCGCAGCCGCATCCGCATGATGGAGCTCCTGGCAGACCTCTTTACGAAAACCCGCCCGGACGAGATGGATAGAGTGATCTATCTGTTGCAGGGACGCGTTGCGCCGCTCTATGCTCCCATCGAATTCGGCGTTGGCGAGCAGCTAACTGCTGAGGCTGTGGCAGAAGGTACCGGAGCGACCCTTGAAGACGTTCATCAGCGGTTCAGCGAGATTGGCGACTATGGCTTGGTGGCGGAAGAGCGGATCGAACGGGAGCAGGGCTCGCTCACCGTTGTGCAAGTATTCGAACGCCTGACCGACATTGCTCTGACGGAAGGCGAAGGTTCCGTCGCAAAGAGAGTGTCGCTCCTGGCTGATTTGTTGCGGCAGGTGGGGAAACAAGAGGTGCGCTATCTCTTGCGCATCCCCCTCGGACGCCTGCGGCTGGGTGTCGGGGATCCTACGGTCATGGACGCCCTCTCGTATGCCCGCACAGGATCCAAAGACCATCGCGCGTCCATTGAGCGCGCCTATAGCATCTGCTCCGACTTGGCTACGGTTGCCAAAGATTACTGGCGTGCCGGCGTAGACGGACTGCAGGATATCAACATCGTGGTCGGCACTCCCGTTATTCCAGCGGCGTCCGAACGGGTGAAGTCTATGGAAGACCTAGTCGTCCGCCTCGGCCGTTGCGCTGTGGAACCGAAATTCGATGGCATCCGGTGTCAGGTGCACTTCGACGGCGAAAACGTCACCATGTACTCGCGCCACTTGGAAAACTTCAGCGGCATGTTTCCGGATGTGGTTGCGGCCGTACGCGAGCAGGCAGCCGGCCACACGTTCATTGCCGATTCTGAAGCCTTGGCGTATGACGTGGAGACCGGCGCCTTTCTTCCTTTCCAAATGACAACGCAACGGCGGCGCAAGCACAATGTGGATGAGATGGCGGAAAAACTTCCACTTCGTGTTGTGCTCTTCGATCTTCTCTACCTCGACGGCGCCGACTTGACCCGACAACCGTATACCGAACGGCGTGAGAAGATGCTGGGCTTCCTGCAGGAAGGTCAGGTCTTGCAGGTTACGGAGAATATCGAAACGGATAGCGTCGCCGCAATCGAGGCGTTCTTTGCCGATAAAGTCGAACACGGCCTCGAGGGAGTCATGGCCAAGAAGCTGGATTCAGTCTACCAAGCCGGCCGCCGCAGCTTCGATTGGATCAAGATGAAACGGTCGTACCAAGGCGAGTTATCCGATACGGTGGACTGCGTCGTTCTAGGGTATTGGTATGGTAAAGGCGCGCGCTCGAAACTCGGCATCGGGGCTTTGCTCCTGGGTGTGTACGACAAGGATCGCGATCTGTTTGTGACGATTTCACGTCTCGGCACCGGTTTCTCAGAGGAGGAATGGGTGCAGATGCGCGAATTGCTGGACAAAGAGACGTCGGAAGAGAAGCCGGCACGGGTGGAAGCCGAGATTGAGCCTGACGTTTGGAGCAATCCCGGTTATGTGGTGGAGATTCAGGCTGATGAGATTACGCGCAGCCCCACCCACACGTGCGGCAAGCAGAATGGCGACGACTTAGGCTATGCGCTGCGCTTCCCACGAGTTGTGGGGTTCGTGCGCGAAGACCGCGGCCCGGAGGACGCGACATCAGTGCAGGAGGTTGCAGCACTCTACTCGGTGCAGATCGCAAAAGCGAAGAAGTGAGCAGTTCCCGCGATCTAGTGAATGCTTATGATGCCTGACGACAATTTGCGGAACTCGCCGCGCTCAATAGCGGCAAGCCTACATGAATGACCGGCTACCCGCTGGTGTGTGCAACTTGCAAGTGCC
Encoded here:
- a CDS encoding D-cysteine desulfhydrase family protein produces the protein MQRTSFTEADLRQAIDQLPRVHLGVLPTPLEEAARLSDSLGGPPIFFKRDDLTGLALGGNKTRHLEFILGEALQQGADTIITGASIQSNFCRQTAAACAKLGLRCILYLNGEEPNAPQGNLLLDHLTGADVRLVQVRQLPDLIALCEQAALEERQAGRKPIVVDLWRGIASLGSVSYVDCALELKDQLEELGLLRVSIYLSSATATQGGLVLAAQALGLDWRIVGISPIRTDLIPAEVVANLANEAAQRLKLELHVSAADIENQEEHIGPGYALPTEESREALELVAGTEGIILDPVYTAKAMAGLIDHIRAGALDPSRPVIFLHTGGTPALFAFNHWFADPQ
- a CDS encoding adenosylcobinamide amidohydrolase, with the translated sequence MTRNFESEMLLEGVTLSRSANVVRVASRTPLRVLGCASIGDDLALTRNIVAMSALEAPELPESSQQLHNWAIQAEIHEPYVGVVTSGCVDNYVQISEAAPKWSITVLLFADLSSPCSAGNASPSNQDAGGGIDIIILTDASLSMGAMVSATITATEAKVRALVDNRITTEAGNIATGTPADSVIIACLSKGERIQRAGPTTEIGYLVGKVVHEGLTRVLQFEDTQ
- the folE gene encoding GTP cyclohydrolase I FolE is translated as MRQEFTPAQHKADESSVETSVDSRRIERAVQEILLAIGEDPEREGLRETPRRIAQAYAFLFSGLSRDPAAAIDASFHEDYEGMVVLKDIQFFSMCEHHLLPFWGMAHVGYLPSGQIVGASKLARVIEALAKRPQLQERLTDDAAATIAKVIKPRGVAVVVEAEHMCIAMRGIQKPGSRMITSAMRGLFLSDPRTRNEFMAIATGQR
- a CDS encoding bifunctional folylpolyglutamate synthase/dihydrofolate synthase codes for the protein MDYGESLQYLYSFVDWERGIGYGVNAPPRFTLDRIGALLRLLNNPQERFPSIHIAGSKGKGSTAAIIESVLRAAGLRTGLYTQPHLHTFRERVRINNKPVSSQEFTRLVERIVPAVDALKSDRPDLGDPTTYELATALGFLCFAEAAVDMAVVEVGLGGRLDATNVITPHVSVITSISLEHTAILGDTLDAIAREKAGIVKDNGVLVHAPNPANVTEVFRQTCLERRARIIAAEESRCEPITPRGTPDYSARACSNIHPHNEYGAGSEPVEGSSIHGSTGSPRTDYSEDSGQSAFPTANEAKPGWEFPVQTCKIRVLEEECVVRFPLRGRHQRTNLSVALAVVDELAAQGLPLSSASVRAGIESVQWLGRFEHLSARPLVIADGAHTPDAMKHLRQTLAEHYPGRRIHCVLGTTQDKSVKQLLDVLVPAIERLIVCRSRHPRAQEPRVIAAAAAGKVPITQAESVEQAISMGLDSMCSEDVLCATGSLFVAAEAREAFGLAEFVDPPLDRRRKL
- a CDS encoding histidine phosphatase family protein; translation: MVRLLLVRHCQSTWNSQGRIQGQQDPPLSAEGAIQAKALGERLRNETLDGIYCSDLARGYETAQAIASPHDLTCVRDCDLRERSYGVWEGQPLADLMANTADWQQHQHDPDWAPDGAENGPALYQRTQAALRRIVHRHEGQTVVVVMHGGGLRMYFCHLFGLSLDHYWQVSVAHASLSIVDWQETLPTLILWNDSHHVTRIPAASTIY
- a CDS encoding nicotinate phosphoribosyltransferase, whose protein sequence is MPRQRRSRLRHWDECAAAALFTDLYALTMVQAYFIEDMKQTAVFDFFMRRLPDRWNYVIACGVADVLQMLEDLSFSAEELDYLRDLGEFSPEFLEYLADFQFTGDVYALPEGTVAFPLAPLVEVVAPLPEAQLVETLLINQVHFQTLMASKAARIVQAARGATVVDFGTRRAHGMDSAIKGARAFHVAGVAATSNVLAGKIYGIPVRGTMAHSYIQAHDDEFEAFRSFVSLYPDTILLVDTYDTLAGVRKVVRLAHEMGSEFQVRAIRLDSGDLATLSHASRQILDEAGLHRVEIFASNNLDEYAISGLVSQDAPIDGFGVGTRMSVSSDAPTIDCAYKLVSYGGRGRMKLSAGKSSLPGRKQVYRFQEGGTMVRDVIALADENVSEGTPLLVPVMRGGKRLRAGCSNLAAARKRAQQQRQALPPRLHALEKVDPPFPVEVSAALAAERERLRAELAQPRE
- a CDS encoding site-2 protease family protein, which codes for MAGSVRLGHLFGIPVAIHFTWLIAAGLVTATLSLAIFPFDRPGMSAPVYWLIGSTASALFFSSVVAHELCHALVARHLGIPVRGITLFVFGGVSTIAREARKPMHELLIASAGPACSLALFFTLFVLQRLMQPHWALGSRVVFYLSLANLFFTLFNLIPALPLDGGRALRAAIWYVTGSFKLATKIAALMGHLLGFALIGFALYTVAVHAEWVQGGLLILLGWFVHSAAEMAQQNALDRDLTAGVTLADVPKSKVAFVAPETPLQNLIYDHLLAEDSAPSVLAVMRRRSLLGIITAKEIRRVPSIHWSHTQAQDVLVESSPQAFLAPATPLEEALEYMEVERLGYVVVANGEEEHLEAVSYNDMVQFLHRKREELRKGMAVEHP
- a CDS encoding ATP-dependent DNA ligase, producing the protein MSSTAEVTESVEEKAALFFHQLTAYFAELDATRSRIRMMELLADLFTKTRPDEMDRVIYLLQGRVAPLYAPIEFGVGEQLTAEAVAEGTGATLEDVHQRFSEIGDYGLVAEERIEREQGSLTVVQVFERLTDIALTEGEGSVAKRVSLLADLLRQVGKQEVRYLLRIPLGRLRLGVGDPTVMDALSYARTGSKDHRASIERAYSICSDLATVAKDYWRAGVDGLQDINIVVGTPVIPAASERVKSMEDLVVRLGRCAVEPKFDGIRCQVHFDGENVTMYSRHLENFSGMFPDVVAAVREQAAGHTFIADSEALAYDVETGAFLPFQMTTQRRRKHNVDEMAEKLPLRVVLFDLLYLDGADLTRQPYTERREKMLGFLQEGQVLQVTENIETDSVAAIEAFFADKVEHGLEGVMAKKLDSVYQAGRRSFDWIKMKRSYQGELSDTVDCVVLGYWYGKGARSKLGIGALLLGVYDKDRDLFVTISRLGTGFSEEEWVQMRELLDKETSEEKPARVEAEIEPDVWSNPGYVVEIQADEITRSPTHTCGKQNGDDLGYALRFPRVVGFVREDRGPEDATSVQEVAALYSVQIAKAKK